In Zingiber officinale cultivar Zhangliang chromosome 8B, Zo_v1.1, whole genome shotgun sequence, a single genomic region encodes these proteins:
- the LOC122016726 gene encoding cytochrome b-c1 complex subunit 9, mitochondrial-like translates to MAAAAAAAAATASAARRGGGGLWEGLYRVLMRRNSVYVTFIVAGAFVGERVVDYGVHRLWEYNNVGKRYEDIPVLGQRQSE, encoded by the exons atggcggcggcggcggcggcggcggcggcaacgGCATCGGCAGCGAGGAGAGGTGGTGGTGGGTTGTGGGAGGGGCTATATCGCGTTCTGATGCGCCGCAATTCCGTCTATGTCACGTTCATTGTCGCTGGAGCCTTTGTCGGAGAACGG GTCGTTGACTATGGTGTTCACAGGCTTTGGGAATACAATAATGTTGGG AAGAGATACGAAGATATTCCAGTATTGGGACAAAGGCAGTCAGAATGA